The sequence CATCTATTATTTTAATTTTGCCTTCTGAAAATTTCCCGATTACAAAAGGCAAAAGCTCATGCTCAATTTTAAGTACCCTCTCAGCAATTTCCTCCGGCGAACTGACATCCGAAATGTCAACCGCCCTCTGGGCTATTATCTTACCGTTGTCATAAATCTTGTCAACAAAATGGACCGTCGGACCTGAAATCTTTGCTGAGGAGTTAAATACTGCCCTATGGACATTCATGCCATACATCCCTTTGCCCCCGAAAGACGGAAGCAGGGCAGGATGAATATTAATAACCTTGTTCTCAAATATGTCAATAACGG is a genomic window of Ignavibacteria bacterium containing:
- a CDS encoding phosphoribosylglycinamide formyltransferase codes for the protein MLKIAVFVSGRGSNLQAILDAKQSGALNVEVAAVFTDRPESGAVEKAKQNSIPVWFLSKEKKSGSVTNEELAGFLKELKVELVVLAGFLKLVPEAVIDIFENKVINIHPALLPSFGGKGMYGMNVHRAVFNSSAKISGPTVHFVDKIYDNGKIIAQRAVDISDVSSPEEIAERVLKIEHELLPFVIGKFSEGKIKIIDERVVVF